A region of the Vibrio rumoiensis genome:
AAATAACTCGAAGATCGCCAAGGTATCTTTATTTAATTCACTATCAAAGCGTTTACGCATCCGGCGGAAGTCAGCAATCGCACTCTCTACGGCTAATGCAAGCCACTCTTGTTCTTTACTCGTATCTAAACATGAAGCAGGGGCGATTTGAGAAAGATCGGGGTGAGTGTCATCCCACCAAATTTGACCAATCGCAATACCAGACGAAGCCGCAATTCCTTTATAAGAATGGACTTGGTTTTCATTCAGTTGCCATTGGCCTTGGGCTTGAGAATGAGCAAGAATTACCGCCAACTGAGCAGCAAGTGTCACAAGAAAGGATTCTTCGACTTCACTAAATGATCTTGGCGATCGTTGCTGAATCACCAATACACCCAATATCTGGCGACGATGAATGATCGGGGTTCCGAGGAAAGATTGATAAACATTTTCCCCAAGTTCAGGAAAATATTTAAAGTTAGGGTGTTTTTGTGCATAAGCTAAGTTAAGCGGCTCAGCACTACGGCGTACCAAACCAACTAAACCTTCTGAAAAAGGAATATGAATCGTCTGACCGGAAAACTTTAGCCCTTGAGTCGCCATTAGCTCTAAACGACTTTGCTCGTTATTGGCTAAATAAACCGTGCAACATTCCGTTTGCATCGCTTTACAAGTATCCTTCACCAAAATATCCAAAGCTTGATGAATATCATCGGCTTTAGATACTTGTTCAACGATATCCCTAAGTTGAATCAGCATTCACATCCACCTTTCATGATGCCTTACCAGCTGTTAACTGGATAAGGCTTATCGACGCACTTTTCTTTTACCTTTGATTTTGGGCTCTCTAAAAGGCATGGCGATCGAAGCAAACTCTTTCATTGCTCGTCGGTATACATCTCTTTTAAAAGAAACCACTTGTCTGACTGGGTACCAAAAGCTAACCCAACGCCAACCATCAAATTCAGGGGTTCGACCACGGTTCATATTGATGTTTGATTCATCACATTCTAAACGCAGTAAAAACCATTTCTGTTTTTGGCCAATACACACAGGCTTGGAATCCCATCGAACCAGACGTTTGGGTAATTTATATTTTAACCAATGACGACTGACTCCGATAATTTTCACATCTTGTTTCGTTAGCCCAACCTCTTCGTATAATTCACGAAATAGCGCTTGCTCCGGAGTTTCTCCGTCATCAATACCGCCTTGTGGAAATTGCCAAGAGTGCTGTCCGTATCGCTTTGCCCAGAATACCTGACCATGGTTGTTACATATTACAATTCCCACATTTAAGCGGTAACCATCGCCATCAATCACGGCTAACCTCTAATATAAATCTCTGTTACTAGTGATTTTTTCACATATCCACAAAAGGGGCAAATTTCAAGTGCACTATATCGCGTTTTTTATTACCTAACGCCCACTTTTATAATAAAAATAGCTCAAAGAATAAGTTATCAACACAAATCTTTGCTTAAAGGGGGATTTATTCACTATTTCTGTGAATAAATGTGTGAAGAAAATGAGAAAAGGAATAAATGGGTGAGTAAGTACACAGAGACAACTGTCGATCTTTTATACCAAAAACAAATAAAAACAATCTAAAACAATTAGATAACGATAAAAGTTCAAATTTCAAACACCCAAAGGATCCTTAGGATCTTTTGTAAACACAGATCGGTTAAAGATCCACCACGCTTGATATTATCCACACCAGATCAGCTAAAAGCGCTCAAAAACCCCTCAGACATGTTCTTTTATTACGGTTGATGTGAATAAAATGATCGCAAGTACTTTTATTTTACTCTGTCGTAACAAAACCTGTGGATAACTCACTTCTGGGCTAAAATTAAATAGATGTGACTAAGATCCAAATTAAAAATAATGTACTATAGGACACTTATTTTTTAATCAGATCATTCGTTATGCCACAACCTCCAAAGACAGAACAAGAATTGATGCAACGAGCAGAATGGATCGTTGGTCGCTCTTTTGCGTCTTTAGCCTCTGAAGCCGGTGTTTCAGTTCCAGAAAATCTCAAACGAGAAAAAGGCTGGACTGGACAGTTGATTGAATGGCATTTAGGCGCAGAATCGGGCAGCAAAGCACAACCCGACTTTGAGCATTTAGGCATTGAACTCAAAACGATCCCGATTGGGTTTAGTGGTAAACCTTTAGAGACCACATTTGTTAGCGTTGCCCCACTCACGGGTGTTGATGGACTGACTTGGCAAAATAGCCATGTAAAGCATAAACTCGCCAAAGTACTGTGGATCCCAGTTGAAGGTGAACGTGAGATCCCTCTAGCGCAACGCCGAGTTGGTCGACCTATCTTGTGGTCTCCAAATGAAAAAGAAGAACAGCAACTAAAACAAGACTGGGAGGAGTTGATGGAGTTTATTGTGCTAGGCAAAGTAGAACAAATCACAGCTAAGCATGGTGAAGTAATGCAACTCAGACCGAAAGCCGCCAATAGTAAAGTCTTGACCGAAGCGTATAGTGCAAATGGGCAACCAATTAAAACCCTACCACGAGGCTTTTATTTACGCACTCAGTTCACTGCAAATATTCTATTGCATCATTTACAAAAAGACTCTCAGCAAAAATAACCTCAAGAAGCGAGATGCAACTCTATATCTTGAAATAAGTCTAGCCCTTCAACGCCAAACTCATCATAAGCGTTATGTAAACGCAAATAAGCGCTCGATAAGCCTAACTTTTTCAGCTCCTCTTTTACCGATTCTAAAGAATTAAAATAAGCCAGCTGATCTTTAATCATTATAGGCTCAAGTCGATGTTTATATTCCACTGCCAGTGAATAGTGTGAAAGATCCGCACAACTGACCACAAACACTTTAGGGAGCTCACACTCTTCCTTCTTATTCGCTTGCAGCCAATGAGTTAATTGCTGTTTTTTCATCGTCTCCTCCCACCACCACACATTCAACACGACAAATGGTGATCATCTCTATGATCCAGTCTAGAACAAAAAATCATCCCTAGCTAACAGGCTTACCACTAAAGCTTTTTTGCGATATATTGAACAATCACGCTATACATTCAAATATTGCTCTCTCAACGATCAGCCAAGGATGTGCAATGAAATATCATAAGATCCCGCATTCAACTT
Encoded here:
- a CDS encoding DUF6482 family protein; amino-acid sequence: MKKQQLTHWLQANKKEECELPKVFVVSCADLSHYSLAVEYKHRLEPIMIKDQLAYFNSLESVKEELKKLGLSSAYLRLHNAYDEFGVEGLDLFQDIELHLAS
- the mutH gene encoding DNA mismatch repair endonuclease MutH, with amino-acid sequence MPQPPKTEQELMQRAEWIVGRSFASLASEAGVSVPENLKREKGWTGQLIEWHLGAESGSKAQPDFEHLGIELKTIPIGFSGKPLETTFVSVAPLTGVDGLTWQNSHVKHKLAKVLWIPVEGEREIPLAQRRVGRPILWSPNEKEEQQLKQDWEELMEFIVLGKVEQITAKHGEVMQLRPKAANSKVLTEAYSANGQPIKTLPRGFYLRTQFTANILLHHLQKDSQQK
- the rppH gene encoding RNA pyrophosphohydrolase, whose amino-acid sequence is MIDGDGYRLNVGIVICNNHGQVFWAKRYGQHSWQFPQGGIDDGETPEQALFRELYEEVGLTKQDVKIIGVSRHWLKYKLPKRLVRWDSKPVCIGQKQKWFLLRLECDESNINMNRGRTPEFDGWRWVSFWYPVRQVVSFKRDVYRRAMKEFASIAMPFREPKIKGKRKVRR